Within Haematobia irritans isolate KBUSLIRL chromosome 2, ASM5000362v1, whole genome shotgun sequence, the genomic segment aaaattttgtcaaaattttatttctatagaaaatttttggaaaatttgtcaaaatttcatttctatagaaaattttgtcaacattttatttctatagaatatttggtcaaaattttatttctatagaatattttgtcaaaattttatttctatagaaaattttgtcaactttttatttctgtagaaaattttatatataatatatatctttcgcctgatgtttactaatatggccccagaagccagaatttcggCATGATTTGctgtaaattttgtacaaggagtgcaattgatagtgtcgtaaaatgtgccgaattttgttgaaatcggtttagatttagatatagctcccatatatatctttcgcccgatatgcacttatatggtaccacaagccagagttttgtcctgacttGCTTTAAGTTTtgtacatggagtagaattatcgtTCTCGATAcacatgccaattttggttgaaatcgctgcagatttggatatagctcccatatatatctctcgtccgatttacactcatatgacaacagaggtcaaATTTGCAATCCTGTTTATTTGATAGTTTGCACACGGAAGTAGAAttgtcattgtagctatgcgtaccaaatttggatgaaatcggttcagatttagatatagctgccatatatatctttcgtccgatttatactcatataacaacagaggtcaaagttgtaatccgatttacgtgaaattttgcacagggagtagaattagcattgtagctatgcatgccaaaacatggtagctatgcatgccaaatttgaaatcaggttcagatttagatataactcccatatatatgtttttcctatttgagcaaaaatgggcaaaatatccacattttccactgctaagtcgaaaacttgtaaattgACTCCAATTTGCCTATACTTCTGATACATTTAGCgattgataaatcataaatccacttttgcaaagttgtttTCCACTTCagtgcattagtcgacttaattttgatatgctatcgaaaatgtggatctacaaagtggtgcagtgcaTTATATATAGACATCACCCGATTTTAgaccttccttacttgttcaaTATTTTGATAGGACCTCCTCCTTGCCCGAGCTATTGCAAGTTGGACTAAATTGCTccgattttcttttaattattaaGGCGTCTTAAGGTggcgtctagacaaagatccgcaatTTGTTGGGGGAACTCCCTTTTTCGTAATTTGTTCGGGGGAACTCCCTTTGCCCgacattttgaaagttgaagaaAAGTTTCCCgagtttcttgaaattttagagaaatttagGGTTGTCCCTGGACAAAAAATCACCTTATTTGTTGTGCGATATTTGATCGGGGTAGACTTTTTTTGAATAATAGAACAAAATCTTTATttcaccaatttacttgaaatttacagagaacgTGGGAAAGGCGAGTAAATTAATATGGGATAAGTAATTTTTCGATATTAGCTCGAGATGTTATATCTCTCTGCCTTGCCCGGTTTTTTGAAAGTTTAAAGTTTTCATAGTCTCTTGAAACTCTTCTGATTTATTTGACATTTACTAGGAACGATAGAGAGGTGCACCATCTGCTTGCCCGATTTTTTgtgataattgaaaattttccgaatttatattaattaattaattaataattttaattcttcaaTGCTACGTAATTTAAATCGATTTAGCAATAAAATACATTAAATTATACTGACGACCCTATAATATTAAACCATTAATTAAGATAtataagaaattcaaaaataaagatGCCTCCTTGTACTTCTTGCTCTTCACAAATATTGTATATGGATGTTAACATAaaagttattattttatatCACGCAATCGGATCATACCGCCTTTTCATATTCAATTCATGCtccttttcattaaaatttaagtcacgaattagagaaaagtaattttACCTAACATGCTATTTTATCAGTTGTTATTAATAACAGTCTTTTGTTTGGTTGCCTAGTAAATATTGACTTCTGTCGTTACTGTTGACATTACAAAAGACCAAACATTAAATAAAACACCAACTTAATTATTGACACTTGTTCAATACAATGGCATTCGATAAGACTTTGCGAGGTGAGTGCAAAGTTCTGTTTTCCTTTAATTATTGTTAATGTTCTGAAAGCATTTATACATAATTCTAGAGATCTTTATCGTAATGAACATTAATGTGACTCGGGTTTGTATTGATAAGCTAGCTTAGGCAAGGTAAGGTGAGGTGGTTGCAGTGttgacagaaaaaaattttcggtttaccctTCAAGGAcaaaaaatgttcccaaaaaattttccctacaatatttttcgttaaatttgaacaaaatttacaaaacaaaaataattctatgcgctttattatcttaaatcaTATAAAAAACCAACGTATAttacgtaaaaataaatttgtattaccaccacggttgccatagttggtagaattctaccaaaaagaagtagttttttctgtttggtaaattgggagatttctctatagaaataaaatttttgaaacactttattttaaaattaaattttggaaaaagcttTTGTTGATGTGATAGGCTCAAAATGAACTTGGCTGAATGTGAATTTGGAAGGCTGCAAAACACCAACAGGAGTAGAAATGTCACTCGATTTTAGTCAAAGATTTCCTCCgaaaagaaataaagaaaacaggTGTTGTTCGTTTCAAAGATGAATCCAAAGTGAGTTTTTATTTGGTCATGAACTTAACAGCTAACATAGGATTTATTGTAGTTGCAATTTTAACGAATGCAAGGCAACGCCACCTGCATTTCAACTATATGTAGTAATTGTACTTATAGATACGTTTCTATGTAAGGGAATTCACATTAttgacccagcaaaaactctcattacccggtaatcttgtaggtaagccaatttaaaaattaataaccacttattaattggcatcgcttcggattacatttacatacgcatgtcctaggaggaaagtacttctccccaggaatactttcggccataaaataagtagtgcatttaaagcatataatcacctaatatgtaatgacttattcgtagatacaccaaagcttgcaaaatagacacatattgtctcaggcaaccaaatctcgaaaatattgatttctatggccgattacaatggatcaaaatatggcgagtggtgctgtaataggagaactacttgaatagaaatagaatattgtataaataaacaaaaaatctaataaataatctaaataagactacactcaaattaatttcacacttaaaatagaaatatatgtaggttgtttaagggagttggattcgtgaattacgttataatatatccaatagccaattcacataaggttcgaaatctactaaaagtggattttaagtctctttttataaggcaaatggcatttgaaatttagtttaagcgcattttggaagtgtaatgtcaatgaggtataagaaagcatttatttaaaacataatatgataatgtaattatacacaattattatgaaatatttgtgataaaaaattcttaacggaaaaatcttcagaattaccgttacattacatattctttttgattttttatgtaagtgctcgattatgtgaataattatattaactacaactgcctaaaaatttgagaataacaattcgaaaattgccgagaagtatttatttttgtcattacaagttagtcattataactcgccgcaatgtaatgcaacgtgtaatgacagctttactcctggtaatgtcaattgtaatgagatgtggttacctagtttttgctggggacGTAAACATTCCGGGCCCCTTGATGGGTAccatcaaaatattttgttttaaaaattcagattttgttttaaaaattcagaatattaacaaagattatagaattaggttaaaattttgattgttatttttgttatttgattACTTTCACCAGTTCAATGGCCCACATTTACATAGGACACGTTCCTGAAACCAACCATCCGAATATCGAATTTTGAGCCATTGGCATGCCGTCGTGGTTTGGCATAACTCCACCTAGAATGAGTTTAGGGTACACGTCGGCTCCGAAAACTAGTGATATTTGTGAACTTTCGTAAAAGTTGGGATCTGcaagaatcaaatttaaaaatcgttcTTTGAAAGTCGATGGTAGTGAGTGGGATGGCGTCTTCATGGATATCCGGTTATCGATTCGAAAGCACGATGTAAATCTGGCTTGTGGATCGGACATTGACCTAATGGTTAACTGGCACATAGTAATGTCCTCCACACGACTCGTCGGAACGCCAAGTTTTTCAACAATTGCTTTGGCTATGCGGCTCGTTGCTGATCCTGTGTCGATAAGAGCTCTAATCGGATAGAGACGTCCTTCATGAGCTATCTTTACGAGGGCGGTAGGAAGAATAGTGACTATTTGAGGTGGTAATATTCTTGGTACGGCAGGAACCATAGATTTCTGTCGGAGCGATCTGTTTATTGTGTTTTCGTGTAATAACGTATGATGTGGTCGTCTACAGATATGGCATCCAGTGTTGGAGAAACAACCCGAACCAGAATGTTCATGTGCCAAACAATTTGCACAATAGTTATGTTTTGCAACGATTTGCTTTCTTTGGTGAGAACCCATAGAGaggaattttttgcaatttcgcAACGGATGAAATGCTTTACAGATTCGGCATTGAAAACGTCGAgaagattttttaaaagttcCCTTTGGGGTGGAAGGGCGATTCTCCACAATTCTAGGCattctgaaaataaaataagctaaaaataaagaactactgcaaaaaaaaaattgttggtagAATAAAGTTAGAGTAGGGGAGGAAATAAGCTATTTTGTTGGAAGGATGACTAGCTTTACGATTGGGCGCGTAAGTACGCCTTTGGTTGTATAAATGTCGGCCACTCTAACACGATTATCTTTTCCTGGATATAATTTTGTAACTCGGCCAATTCGCCACTCGCTAGGAGGAAGGTTTTCCTCCCGAACAACCACAACGGAGTCAATTTCGATATTGTTTTGTGGAGTCTTCCATTTATTCCTTTTATGGAGTTCCTTTAAATATTCCATTTTCCATCGTTGGCAAAAGTGTTGTTGAAGAACTTTAACACGCTGCCATCGATTAACGACCGACTCAGGATGGGTATCATAGCAAGGTTCAGGTGGGGCTAATATGGGACCACCAGTTAGGAAATGACCTGGCGTAAGCGGGTTTAAATCCTGCGGATCTTCCGAAGCAATAGAGATTGGCCTGGAATTCATACAAGCCTCAATTTTGGCTAAAAGAGTGCAGAACTCCTCGAAAGTATACGTAAAGTTAccggaaatttttttgaaatggttcttaaaactttttacacCGGCTTCCCACAAGCCGCCCATATGGGGTGCACCTGGAGGAATGAAATGCCAGGAGAGTTGTTGATGGACAAAGTGGGATACAAGATTGGATTTTGAggcttcaacaaaattttttgcgatTTCTCTTGAAGCGCCTGTGAAATTGGTTCCGTTGTCGGAATACACATTTTGGGGGCAACCTCGTCTTGAGATGAATCGATGAAATGCTGCCAGAAATGCGGGAGTGGATAGGCAGGATGTTGCTTCCAGATGAATGGCTTTCGTTGCAAAGCACACGAAAACACAGACATATCCTTTTGAAATTTTAGAACCACGCCCTGAAAAGCTTTTAATGTTGAATGGGCCTGAAAAATCAATGCCGGTGTTATAAAACGGACGTTTAAGAGTGGTtctagctggaggaagtgcagcCATAAGCTGTTTTTGGAGTTTCTTTTTATAGAGAACACACACCTTGCATTGGTGGATAatggatttaattaaattttttaattttggaatcCAAAATTGTAATCTAACGAGGTTAAGCACTTGTTGATTACCACCATGAAGACACAAAAGATGTGTAAATTTCACTATAAGCCGACTTAGATGGCCATTGTAGGGCAGAATAATAGGATAGCGTTCGTCATAACTTAGCGATGGTGAATATGCAAGTCGGCCAAATGCACGAATAAtcccattttcatccagaaaagGATTGAGGTTGAGAATAGCACAAGATTTAGAAAGCATTTCCTTCTTTCTTAAGGATTCAACgacatttggaaaatattttgcctGCGTCAGTAAAATTAAtctattttttgtgttttttatttcatcaaCGGTTAAATCAGTCGAATAGTTAACGCAAGAATTACGATGCTTTGGGTGAATTCGGTAAATGAAGCGAAATATATAAGATATAACTCGGATAGCTCGAGGAAACGACGAAAATCGTTCAACAATGTCCCTTTGATTTGAGTCGGTGGCAACATGTACTTTTATAGctttttgttccaaatttgtATCGGTGAGGATATCTTGGCACAAAGGCCAACAACTTGGTGGTTGTGCTAACCAGTAGGGCCCGTGCCACCAAAGAGGGTTATCTATCAATTCGTTGGGATAAACACCACGACTAGCTAAATCTGCGGGATTGGACTGGGTATCTACATGGAACCAGTTGTCAATTCCAACTTTGTTGCTTATAAGAGATACCCTATTTGCAACAAAAGTTTTCCAATGACAGGCAGGTTTTCTAAGCCATGATAGGACGATCGTAGAGTCGGTCCATTTGAAAACTTCATATTCGGGAATTTTCATGGAAGGTATGACAGACTCGACAATATCGGCTAGTAAGGTAGCACCACAAAGTTCTAGCCTTGGAATCGAAAGTGATTTTACGGGGGAAACTCTGGATTTTGAAGTTAACAAATTAACGCAAACGGAATTATCTTCGAATTGGATGCGAGTATAAATGGCAGCCGCGTAGGCGTTTTCCGATGCATcacaaaatgcatgaaattgaaTATTACATTTTGGAGAATAGGAGACCCAACGAGGAATTTGAATAGATTTGGTGgatgagaaattttctaaaaattttacccACCCATTAAAGCATTTAGGAGTGATATCATCATCCCAATCAACTTTTGAAAGCCATACATCTCGCATTAGAATCTTGGCAAGTATAACAATTGGAGCTAACCATCCGGCTGGATCAAATATTTTAGATATCTCAGAAAGAACTTGCCGCTTTGTATATTTTGGGTTCGGAGGTGAAGCTTGTATATCGAAAAGGAAACAATCTGACATCGCATTCCATTTCACGCCTAATGTTTTTGTTTGACTGGAATCGTCAAAAACAAGAAAATCTTGTTTCAAAATATGTTCCTTTGGCaaggattttaaaaattctgtggAATTTGACGTCCATTTTCTTAACGGGAAGCATGCAGAGTTAAGAGCGGAAATTAATTCATTCCTGGCCTCAAAGGTAGATTCGAGATCATGACATCCGCTTAAAACATCATCGACGTACATGTCGTCTCTAATAATTTTACTGGCGATAGGATATGAAGTATAACAATCCTGTGCTAACTGCAACAGCGACCTAATTGCTAAATATGGTGCTGCATTCACACCAAAAGTTACAGTCTGAAGTTCGAAATCTTCAATTTTGTCGTTGGAATCGAAGCGGAAGAGAATTCTTTGGAAACGGGTTTCACGTGGATTAACTCTTATTTGccgatacattttttcaatatcggCACTGAAAACGAAGCGATAAAACCGCCATCTTAAAAGGAGGAGAGTCAAATCCGTTTGGAGAGTTGGACCTGGATATAGGATATCATTCAATGATGTGCCTGAAGAACTAGGACAAGAGGCATTGAAAACGACTCTTACCTTTGTTGTAGTTCTATCAGGTTTAATGACCGCGTGATGTGGAAGATAATAATGTTCAGGATATTTATTTTCGGAAAGGGTGGGAACTTTTACCATATGACCCAGTTCTAAATATTCTTGAATGACTGAATCATATTGCTTTTTCAGATCCACGTTTTTAAGCAGACGAGTTTCGTTTCTTAGAAACTGAGCACTTGCAATAGATCTTGATTGACCTAGCCGAGGAGAATCATTGGATAAAGATGGTTTAAACGGAAGGGATACAACAAATCTACCGTTTTTGTCACGGGTAGTAGTATCTGAGAATAATTTTTCGCAGAAAGAGTCGGAATCAGAGAGGTGAGGCTTTTGCGGAACTTCCTCCACCTCCCAAAAACGCTTAAGCTGTTTTTCTAAATTGGATTCTGTCAAATAAGATACCACAGtagaaaaggacgatattttGGGGTTTTGTTGGATAGGACCTGTAATTATCCATCCAAATACGGTCTCTTGTGCAACTAAGGATCCACATATATTCCGTTGGACATTTTCCAACATGATGTTGTTAAACAAATCCGCACCTATTAACAAATCAATTCGATTGCTTTCGTAAAACTGTGGGTCAGCGAGTTGAATGTTTGGAAAGTCTACCAAAATGGAAGGATTCACAGAGGTGGTTGGAAGGTCGCCTGATAGGCGCGGTACAACCAGGGCTGTAATACTAACTTCTAAGTTTGAGTCGAATCGGGGGCATATGGAAAAGTTAGCCAATTTGTTGGCCTTGGCTGTTGTGACACCGTTTAGGCCTGCAATTTCCGCTTCAATAGCTTGGAATGGTAGCTTAAGTATGTTAAAAATACGTTCAGAAATAAAAGATCCTTGAGAGCCGGAGTCAATTAAAGCCcttacgaaatattttaatcccAGATGTGTGACTTGAACGACCGCTGTACCGAGAAGTACATTATGGGAATGTGCGGCAAAACACGTTTGAATACTGTTCCCAGATGTCGAAGGGCAGAATGAAAGTGGCTCCGAATTTGAAGGATGGGAAGAAGCTTGGGGTGATGTGGACTGTATAGATTGGGCATTGGACTTTTGGACTTGTTGCTGACTTTTTATATTTGGAGTAGCAGACGTTTCTTGTGATTGTTGGATATCACGATGTAGTAGTGTATGGTGTCTTTTAccacaagaaaaacaattatagGAGCTTTTGCATTCTTTAAGGTTATGTGCCTTAGCGAAACAGTTAGTGcataaattcagttttttaatatataatgcTCTCTCATTAGCAGTcatatttagaaattttggaCATTTGCGTATAGTGTGAGAAACATTTGCACATAAACTGCAAGATGGATTAGACGAAGAGGGAGAAATTTTAGCATGATTGCTATTAACTTTTTTGTTCAAGGGAAGATTAGGTTTCTTAGAATTCGAATGTGATTTATCAGAACTAGAAGGCGCATTGATTTCGGAAATTGTTTCCAATGTCTGGTACCGACTCGACAGAAAACAATCTAAATCTtcccatttggacaaatcttttttgtttttaatggatTGCTCCCACAATGATAGAGTGGTGCGAGGAAGTTTTGTTGAGCATACATACACAAAAATTGCATCCCAACTAGAGACATCAATGTCATACATTTTTAACGATGAAATACAGGAGTTTATATCCCTCTGAAGGCATTTGATATCGTCACTTGATTCCGCCGAAACAGTGGTGAGGTTGAAAAGTAATCGGAGTTGAGAATGGACaagcattctcttgttctcaaaTCTATCTTTGAGATTAGACCAAGCGATGTCAAACCCACTGTTTGTTAACGGGCATTTTTTAACAATGTCATGGGCTTCTCCTTCTGTCTTTTTTCTCAAATGGAAAAGTTTCTGAACCTTTGAAAGACTTGAATTTCTAATATATATGGCGGAGAACATGTCTCGGAATGAAGGCCAAGACTGATAATCCCCTCGAAATGATTCAGTGTCACAGGCTGGTAAATGGAAATTTGAAGGAGAAGGTAACGATACAGTGGGATTTGTTTGCGAACGCATGTGGATATCGGAACTAAGTTTCGAAACAATTCGAACATATATCTCGTAGGAGCTATGGAGTCTGGCATTTATACTATCTAAGTCCGGATTTCCATCATCTGAGTCTGAATCAGCTTCATTATCCTCAGCTGATTTATCCTCTTTAGATTGGCCACGATCCTTCTCCTCACTATCAAGTTGATCAATGCATTTATCATAGAGACCCTTAATTGTAGACCATATGGATTTAAGCTCTTCACGATGGACCTCTAAGGAAAAAATGGTTGAATCAGAAATAACTGCGTCAGTTAATTCCTGTTCAAACATAACCAATTTATTATTGGCGCGTATAAATCTGTCCAAGGCACTCATAATGTATAATATGAAAGAGCTTGAATTGGTTGTGGAGAAATTAACACAGAAATTGGAATAGACTAAAATTAAATATCCCGAAACAGATAGCTTCAAATGAGCTTCAACGAATCACAGAATGAATGTTCCGGCGAACTTTTGACGATTGATAATAATGgtagataaaaaatattttcctttcaTATATTTTATCAGAAAGAGGATTGAAGCACAAttgtaaacaaatatttctaatggttcgattttattttatgttaaagATGTTATTTCATCTCTTAGGATTTAAGAGTTTCCATTTCTACTTGGACTTACGTTTTCACTCATAACTGGATAACTTCTGGGGAATTTAAAAaggaaattattaatagaaacagCCAGTAATGTAATACCTTTATTGTTAAACAAAGTGGAAATTACTTGACGTCGTGGATTTAAACAGATTTTTTCAAGCGATGGGTTAGATgttcaaaacaaaaactttataaGTGGTAGTTGGCAAAAACTTCAGAATTGAACAATTGAGTGTGCGCTTACTTTCAATAAAGA encodes:
- the LOC142225263 gene encoding uncharacterized protein LOC142225263, which translates into the protein MVYSNFCVNFSTTNSSSFILYIMSALDRFIRANNKLVMFEQELTDAVISDSTIFSLEVHREELKSIWSTIKGLYDKCIDQLDSEEKDRGQSKEDKSAEDNEADSDSDDGNPDLDSINARLHSSYEIYVRIVSKLSSDIHMRSQTNPTVSLPSPSNFHLPACDTESFRGDYQSWPSFRDMFSAIYIRNSSLSKVQKLFHLRKKTEGEAHDIVKKCPLTNSGFDIAWSNLKDRFENKRMLVHSQLRLLFNLTTVSAESSDDIKCLQRDINSCISSLKMYDIDVSSWDAIFVYVCSTKLPRTTLSLWEQSIKNKKDLSKWEDLDCFLSSRYQTLETISEINAPSSSDKSHSNSKKPNLPLNKKVNSNHAKISPSSSNPSCSLCANVSHTIRKCPKFLNMTANERALYIKKLNLCTNCFAKAHNLKECKSSYNCFSCGKRHHTLLHRDIQQSQETSATPNIKSQQQVQKSNAQSIQSTSPQASSHPSNSEPLSFCPSTSGNSIQTCFAAHSHNVLLGTAVVQVTHLGLKYFVRALIDSGSQGSFISERIFNILKLPFQAIEAEIAGLNGVTTAKANKLANFSICPRFDSNLEVSITALVVPRLSGDLPTTSVNPSILVDFPNIQLADPQFYESNRIDLLIGADLFNNIMLENVQRNICGSLVAQETVFGWIITGPIQQNPKISSFSTVVSYLTESNLEKQLKRFWEVEEVPQKPHLSDSDSFCEKLFSDTTTRDKNGRFVVSLPFKPSLSNDSPRLGQSRSIASAQFLRNETRLLKNVDLKKQYDSVIQEYLELGHMVKVPTLSENKYPEHYYLPHHAVIKPDRTTTKVRVVFNASCPSSSGTSLNDILYPGPTLQTDLTLLLLRWRFYRFVFSADIEKMYRQIRVNPRETRFQRILFRFDSNDKIEDFELQTVTFGVNAAPYLAIRSLLQLAQDCYTSYPIASKIIRDDMYVDDVLSGCHDLESTFEARNELISALNSACFPLRKWTSNSTEFLKSLPKEHILKQDFLVFDDSSQTKTLGVKWNAMSDCFLFDIQASPPNPKYTKRQVLSEISKIFDPAGWLAPIVILAKILMRDVWLSKVDWDDDITPKCFNGWVKFLENFSSTKSIQIPRWVSYSPKCNIQFHAFCDASENAYAAAIYTRIQFEDNSVCVNLLTSKSRVSPVKSLSIPRLELCGATLLADIVESVIPSMKIPEYEVFKWTDSTIVLSWLRKPACHWKTFVANRVSLISNKVGIDNWFHVDTQSNPADLASRGVYPNELIDNPLWWHGPYWLAQPPSCWPLCQDILTDTNLEQKAIKVHVATDSNQRDIVERFSSFPRAIRVISYIFRFIYRIHPKHRNSCVNYSTDLTVDEIKNTKNRLILLTQAKYFPNVVESLRKKEMLSKSCAILNLNPFLDENGIIRAFGRLAYSPSLSYDERYPIILPYNGHLSRLIVKFTHLLCLHGGNQQVLNLVRLQFWIPKLKNLIKSIIHQCKVCVLYKKKLQKQLMAALPPARTTLKRPFYNTGIDFSGPFNIKSFSGRGSKISKGYVCVFVCFATKAIHLEATSCLSTPAFLAAFHRFISRRGCPQNVYSDNGTNFTGASREIAKNFVEASKSNLVSHFVHQQLSWHFIPPGAPHMGGLWEAGVKSFKNHFKKISGNFTYTFEEFCTLLAKIEACMNSRPISIASEDPQDLNPLTPGHFLTGGPILAPPEPCYDTHPESVVNRWQRVKVLQQHFCQRWKMEYLKELHKRNKWKTPQNNIEIDSVVVVREENLPPSEWRIGRVTKLYPGKDNRVRVADIYTTKGVLTRPIVKLVILPTK